One window from the genome of Salvia miltiorrhiza cultivar Shanhuang (shh) chromosome 7, IMPLAD_Smil_shh, whole genome shotgun sequence encodes:
- the LOC130995719 gene encoding homeobox-leucine zipper protein HAT5-like produces MEGGGVYDDSRMPNLLLKSESSEVLDSLWVPNSSPSFQGSASMVSFEGENINVKAENCNDEFDPCFQQPEKKRRLSHDQVQFLEKSFEVENKLEPERKIQLAKEVGLQPRQVAIWFQNRRARYKTKVLEKEYAALKASYDKLTSDYDALFKENDNMRNQVNLLTEKLLMKSPSAKKEEAASSAVFDSESQSATLEPADSSHVEASDFSQDEDDTLSRSLMPPSCFPKLEIECYDDLQPNSCNLGFPVQDQVQGTWFWQY; encoded by the exons ATGGAGGGTGGAGGGGTTTACGACGATTCCCGCATGCCTAATCTTTTGCTCAAGAGTGAGAGTTCCGAGGTTCTTGATTCTCTCTGGGTTCCCAATTCTTCCCCTTCTTTTCAAG gctctgCATCGATGGTGAGCTTCGAAGGAGAAAACATAAACGTAAAAGCGGAAAACTGCAACGACGAATTTGACCCTTGCTTCCAGCAGCCGGAGAAGAAACGGCGGCTCTCTCACGATCAAGTTCAGTTTCTGGAAAAAAGCTTCGAGGTGGAAAATAAGCTGGAACCTGAGAGAAAAATCCAGCTCGCTAAAGAAGTGGGTTTGCAGCCAAGGCAAGTGGCAATCTGGTTCCAAAATCGAAGAGCCCGCTACAAAACCAAGGTGCTCGAGAAAGAATACGCCGCCTTGAAGGCCAGCTACGACAAGCTCACTTCCGACTACGACGCCCTTTTCAAAGAGAACGACAACATGAGAAACCAG GTGAATCTTCTGACGGAGAAGTTGCTGATGAAGAGCCCATCGGCGAAGAAAGAAGAGGCGGCGAGCTCGGCTGTGTTCGATTCGGAGAGCCAGTCGGCGACATTGGAGCCGGCTGATTCTTCTCACGTGGAAGCTTCGGATTTCTCGCAAGATGAAGACGACACCCTCAGCAGAAGCCTTATGCCGCCCTCTTGTTTTCCCAAACTCGAAATCGAGTGCTACGATGATCTCCAGCCCAACTCCTGCAATCTCGGATTCCCTGTTCAAGATCAAGTTCAAGGCACATGGTTCTGGCAATATTGA